The proteins below come from a single Piscinibacter gummiphilus genomic window:
- a CDS encoding YceI family protein, whose translation MKAPVLSAVLAAVGAAHAAPATYSVDPMHTFPSFEADHMGMSMWRGKINKNAGTITLDKAAGAGKVDITMDMTSIDFGLDIMNSKAREAELFDTAKFPQARYTGRLDGFQNGAPSRVVGELTLHGVTKPVTLTIHSFKCIPHPMLKRDWCGADASTTINRADFGIDAGKDWGFKMDVGLRIQVEAVQAE comes from the coding sequence ATGAAAGCACCCGTCCTGTCTGCCGTGCTGGCCGCCGTCGGCGCCGCCCACGCCGCCCCCGCCACCTACAGCGTCGACCCGATGCACACCTTCCCGAGCTTCGAGGCCGATCACATGGGCATGTCGATGTGGCGCGGCAAGATCAACAAGAACGCCGGCACCATCACGCTCGACAAGGCCGCGGGCGCCGGCAAGGTCGACATCACGATGGACATGACGAGCATCGACTTCGGCCTCGACATCATGAACAGCAAGGCGCGCGAAGCCGAGCTCTTCGACACCGCGAAGTTTCCGCAGGCGCGCTACACCGGCCGGCTCGACGGCTTCCAGAACGGCGCACCCTCGCGCGTGGTGGGCGAGCTCACGCTGCATGGCGTCACCAAGCCCGTCACCCTCACGATCCATAGCTTCAAGTGCATCCCGCACCCCATGCTCAAGCGCGACTGGTGCGGCGCCGATGCGTCGACCACGATCAACCGTGCCGACTTCGGCATCGACGCCGGCAAGGACTGGGGCTTCAAGATGGACGTCGGCTTGCGCATTCAGGTGGAAGCGGTGCAGGCGGAGTGA
- a CDS encoding DMT family transporter: MSPNDSASSRHGTTLMVAGGLLLGTLGVFVEEAGAHPLTTVWSRCAFGLLALTGWAAASRRLGELRLPWRAWRWALTAALLMLLNWGLFFAAIPRTSIGVATVVFHVQPLWVLVLGAWWWHQPVTRRQWGAVLVALLGLGLASGLLDESWPADPERYALGLLMCLGGSLSYALVTLIAKAAQEVGSLAMAWWQCAVGTVLLVMWPVLHGWPSGAAAWGWLAGLGVLHTGLSYVLLYAGMARLPTDRIAVLQFVYPLAAIVVDWVVYGRALSGVQLAGAALMALALLSLKRGRRVVITPPAPLPPECASRRPS, translated from the coding sequence ATGAGCCCGAACGACAGCGCGTCTTCTCGCCACGGCACCACCCTCATGGTCGCCGGCGGCCTGCTGCTGGGCACGCTCGGCGTCTTCGTCGAAGAAGCCGGCGCGCACCCGCTCACCACGGTGTGGAGCCGGTGTGCCTTCGGGCTGCTTGCCTTGACCGGGTGGGCCGCGGCCTCGCGGCGCCTGGGCGAGCTGCGCCTGCCGTGGCGGGCCTGGCGCTGGGCGCTGACCGCGGCGCTGCTGATGCTCCTCAACTGGGGACTCTTCTTCGCGGCGATCCCGCGCACCTCGATCGGCGTCGCGACGGTGGTGTTCCACGTGCAGCCGCTGTGGGTGCTGGTGCTGGGCGCGTGGTGGTGGCACCAGCCGGTGACGCGGCGGCAGTGGGGCGCGGTGCTCGTGGCGCTGCTGGGCCTGGGGCTCGCCTCGGGCCTGCTCGATGAATCATGGCCGGCCGATCCCGAGCGGTATGCGCTGGGCCTCCTGATGTGCCTGGGCGGCTCGCTGAGCTATGCACTCGTCACGCTGATCGCCAAGGCGGCGCAAGAAGTCGGCTCGCTCGCGATGGCGTGGTGGCAGTGCGCGGTCGGCACCGTGCTGCTGGTGATGTGGCCGGTGCTGCACGGCTGGCCTTCAGGTGCAGCGGCGTGGGGGTGGCTCGCCGGGCTCGGCGTGCTGCACACCGGCCTCTCCTACGTGCTGCTCTATGCCGGCATGGCCCGGCTGCCGACCGACCGCATCGCGGTGCTGCAGTTCGTCTATCCGCTGGCGGCGATCGTCGTCGACTGGGTGGTCTACGGCCGCGCCTTGAGTGGCGTGCAGCTCGCGGGCGCAGCGCTGATGGCGCTGGCGCTGCTGAGCCTCAAGCGCGGACGCAGGGTGGTCATCACTCCGCCTGCACCGCTTCCACCTGAATGCGCAAGCCGACGTCCATCTTGA
- a CDS encoding VOC family protein produces the protein MSTPTLDPYLNFDGNCAEAMRFYEKTLGGKLEMMMKMSESPDPSMCPPPGSPAEVADRILHASLLLGQQRILASDTMPGQTYEGQKGVALTLGYQTVDEARKVFDALSPGGRIDMPLAPTFWAEAFGAVVDRFGTCWLVNGGPKDLG, from the coding sequence ATGAGCACACCCACCCTCGACCCCTACCTCAACTTCGACGGCAACTGTGCCGAAGCGATGCGCTTCTACGAGAAGACGCTCGGCGGCAAACTCGAAATGATGATGAAGATGTCGGAGTCGCCCGACCCGTCGATGTGCCCGCCCCCGGGGTCGCCGGCCGAGGTGGCCGACCGCATCCTCCACGCCTCGCTGCTGCTCGGCCAGCAGCGCATCCTCGCCTCCGACACCATGCCCGGCCAGACCTACGAGGGGCAGAAAGGCGTGGCGCTCACCCTCGGTTACCAGACGGTCGACGAGGCACGCAAGGTGTTCGACGCGCTGTCGCCCGGCGGCCGTATCGACATGCCGCTCGCGCCCACCTTCTGGGCCGAGGCCTTCGGCGCCGTGGTCGACCGCTTCGGCACCTGCTGGCTGGTCAATGGCGGCCCCAAGGACCTAGGCTGA
- a CDS encoding NADH:flavin oxidoreductase/NADH oxidase — translation MSRLQQALTLRGLTLRNRIVIAPMCTYSATDGVASDFHLVHLGRYALGGAGLVFVEATAVQPEGRITHGDLGLWDDAQVEPLARIARFLKAHGSTPAIQLAHAGRKASMQRPWQGNGPMDASDTARGEVPWRVIAPSAMAVEPGWLMPREMSLGDIEKLKGDFVSAAERALKAGFEVLEMHNAHGYLLHSFLSPITNQRTDAYGGDLAGRMRLPLEVATLLRAAWPQHLPLFVRISSVDAVEHGWSIDDSVAYAKALKKIGVDVIDCSSGGITTSPTASAVPREYGFQLPYAKAVRQGAGIATMAVGLIVDPHQAERALEDGSADLAAIARQALEDPNWPAKALTALEADQPAHERYTHWLPPYGWWLARRAKLIDRLGAWRG, via the coding sequence ATGTCACGACTGCAGCAAGCGCTGACCCTGCGCGGCTTGACGCTTCGCAACCGCATCGTCATTGCGCCGATGTGCACCTACTCGGCCACCGACGGCGTGGCGAGCGACTTCCACCTCGTGCACCTCGGGCGCTACGCGCTCGGCGGTGCGGGGCTGGTGTTCGTGGAAGCGACCGCAGTGCAGCCCGAAGGCCGCATCACGCACGGCGACCTCGGGCTCTGGGACGACGCGCAGGTCGAGCCACTCGCCCGCATCGCACGTTTCCTCAAGGCGCATGGGTCGACACCGGCCATCCAGCTCGCGCACGCCGGCCGCAAGGCCAGCATGCAGCGGCCCTGGCAGGGCAACGGGCCGATGGACGCGAGCGACACCGCGCGCGGCGAAGTGCCCTGGCGCGTGATCGCGCCGAGCGCGATGGCCGTGGAGCCCGGCTGGCTGATGCCGCGCGAGATGAGCCTGGGCGACATCGAGAAGCTCAAGGGCGATTTCGTCTCCGCCGCCGAGCGTGCGTTGAAGGCCGGCTTCGAGGTGCTGGAGATGCACAACGCGCACGGCTACCTGCTGCATTCCTTTCTGTCGCCCATCACCAACCAGCGCACCGATGCGTACGGTGGTGACCTCGCTGGCCGCATGCGCCTGCCACTCGAAGTGGCCACGCTGCTGCGCGCGGCCTGGCCGCAGCACCTGCCACTCTTCGTGCGCATCTCGTCGGTGGATGCGGTGGAGCACGGCTGGTCGATCGACGACAGCGTGGCCTATGCGAAAGCGCTGAAGAAGATCGGCGTCGACGTGATCGACTGCTCGTCGGGCGGCATCACGACTTCACCCACCGCTTCGGCGGTGCCACGCGAATACGGCTTCCAGTTGCCCTATGCCAAGGCCGTGCGGCAAGGTGCCGGCATCGCGACGATGGCCGTCGGCCTCATCGTCGACCCCCACCAGGCCGAGCGGGCACTCGAAGACGGCAGCGCCGACCTCGCGGCCATTGCACGCCAGGCCCTCGAAGACCCGAACTGGCCGGCCAAGGCGCTCACCGCACTGGAAGCCGACCAGCCTGCCCACGAGCGCTACACGCATTGGCTGCCGCCCTACGGCTGGTGGCTCGCACGCCGCGCCAAGCTCATCGACCGGCTCGGCGCGTGGCGCGGCTGA
- a CDS encoding LysR family transcriptional regulator has protein sequence MASTDLQLDWLRAFVAVVDAGSLTAAAPLVHRSQSALSMQLKKLEDAIGRPVLSRGPRLLELTPSGHELLGYARRVLALHDEAVAALRGPALTGRVTLGVPDDYAVAYLAPVLRSFAARHAGVELTLVCEQSTLLIPKLQRGELDLAVVTRDRPQRGTFLFHEPLVWVGAAQHEAWRREPLPIAIYEPGSRARRDALAALAAHGRAHRIVYNSSSLPGHVAAVESGLAIAALTRCSVPPGLQVLGERHGLPALPAMDVAALRSKASSGSPAVDALHEQLIQTLRRPGLN, from the coding sequence ATGGCCTCGACCGACCTGCAACTCGACTGGCTGCGCGCCTTCGTCGCCGTGGTCGACGCCGGCTCGCTGACCGCGGCAGCGCCCCTCGTGCACCGTTCGCAATCGGCGCTGAGCATGCAGCTCAAGAAACTCGAAGACGCGATCGGCCGCCCGGTGCTGAGCCGGGGCCCGCGGCTGCTGGAACTCACGCCGAGCGGGCACGAGTTGCTCGGGTATGCGCGGCGTGTGCTCGCCTTGCACGACGAAGCCGTCGCCGCGCTGCGCGGCCCGGCGCTCACCGGCCGCGTGACGCTCGGCGTGCCCGACGACTACGCCGTGGCCTACCTCGCACCCGTGCTGCGCAGCTTCGCGGCGCGCCACGCCGGTGTCGAACTCACGCTGGTGTGCGAGCAGTCGACGCTGCTGATCCCGAAGCTGCAGCGCGGCGAACTCGACCTCGCCGTCGTCACGCGGGACCGGCCGCAGCGCGGCACCTTCCTCTTCCACGAGCCGCTGGTCTGGGTGGGCGCGGCGCAGCATGAAGCGTGGCGGCGCGAGCCGCTGCCCATCGCCATCTACGAACCCGGCAGCCGCGCGCGCCGCGATGCGCTGGCCGCGCTGGCCGCCCACGGCCGCGCGCACCGCATCGTCTACAACAGCTCCAGCCTGCCCGGCCATGTGGCGGCGGTCGAGAGCGGGCTCGCCATCGCCGCGCTCACCCGCTGCAGCGTGCCACCCGGCCTGCAGGTCCTTGGGGAACGGCACGGGCTGCCGGCCCTGCCGGCCATGGACGTGGCAGCGCTGCGCAGCAAGGCCTCGAGCGGCTCCCCCGCGGTCGATGCCTTGCACGAGCAATTGATCCAGACCCTGCGCCGCCCCGGGTTGAATTGA
- a CDS encoding DHA2 family efflux MFS transporter permease subunit has product MTTHTLDEKKRWTALAVLCIGVLMIVLDTTIVNVALPSIRADLGFTETSLVWVVNAYMLTFGGFLLLGGRLGDLYGHRKLFLLGLVLFTAASAACGLAQGQAMLIVARAVQGIGGAVVSAVSLSLIMNLFTAPADRAKAMGIYGFVCAGGGSVGVLLGGLLTSSLNWHWIFLVNLPIGVLVYALSMGLLPKGRGQAHGEKLDVGGAVTVTVAMLLAVYAVVNGNQAGWGSTQTLGLLAAAVVLLGVFVVIESRVQHPLMPLKLFRSRNLAVSNVVGVLWAAGMFAWFFISALYLQLVLNYTPMQVGLAFLPSNIIMAIFSLGISAKMVMRFGLRKPLAAGLLMAAVGLALFARAPVDGHFWVDVLPGMLLLGLGAGIAFNPVLLAAMSDVSPADSGLASGIVNTSFMMGGSLGLAVLASLADARRDALLSMGASTPVALSGGYAIAFVVGACFAAAAGLIGAGLLRVAGPVANSHEAVGSATV; this is encoded by the coding sequence ATGACGACCCACACCCTCGACGAGAAGAAGCGCTGGACGGCACTCGCCGTGCTCTGCATCGGCGTGCTGATGATCGTGCTCGACACGACCATCGTGAACGTGGCCCTGCCCTCGATCCGCGCCGACCTCGGCTTCACCGAAACCTCGCTGGTGTGGGTGGTCAACGCCTACATGCTCACCTTCGGCGGCTTCCTGCTGCTCGGCGGCCGGCTGGGTGACCTGTACGGCCACCGCAAGCTCTTCCTGCTGGGCCTCGTGCTCTTCACCGCCGCCTCGGCGGCCTGCGGGCTGGCCCAAGGCCAGGCGATGCTCATCGTCGCCCGCGCGGTGCAGGGCATCGGCGGTGCGGTGGTGTCGGCGGTGTCGCTCTCGCTGATCATGAATCTCTTCACCGCGCCGGCCGACCGCGCGAAGGCGATGGGCATCTACGGCTTCGTCTGCGCCGGTGGTGGCAGCGTCGGCGTTCTGCTGGGTGGCCTGCTCACGAGCAGCCTCAACTGGCACTGGATCTTCCTCGTCAACCTGCCGATCGGCGTGCTGGTCTACGCACTCAGCATGGGGCTGCTGCCGAAAGGCCGCGGCCAAGCACATGGCGAGAAGCTCGACGTGGGCGGTGCCGTCACGGTGACGGTCGCGATGCTGCTCGCGGTCTACGCGGTGGTGAACGGCAACCAGGCCGGCTGGGGCTCCACGCAGACCCTGGGCCTGCTGGCCGCGGCGGTGGTGTTGCTGGGCGTCTTCGTCGTCATCGAATCGCGCGTGCAGCACCCGCTGATGCCGCTCAAGCTCTTCCGCTCACGCAACCTCGCCGTCTCGAACGTGGTGGGCGTGCTCTGGGCCGCCGGCATGTTCGCGTGGTTCTTCATCTCGGCGCTGTACCTGCAACTGGTGCTCAACTACACGCCGATGCAGGTGGGTCTCGCCTTCCTGCCGTCGAACATCATCATGGCCATCTTCTCGCTGGGCATCTCGGCCAAGATGGTGATGCGCTTCGGCCTGCGCAAGCCGCTCGCGGCGGGCCTCTTGATGGCCGCGGTAGGCCTGGCGCTCTTCGCCCGCGCGCCGGTCGATGGCCACTTCTGGGTCGACGTGCTGCCGGGCATGCTGCTGCTCGGCCTCGGTGCCGGCATCGCGTTCAACCCGGTGCTGCTGGCCGCGATGAGCGATGTGTCGCCGGCCGACTCGGGCCTGGCCTCGGGCATCGTGAACACCTCGTTCATGATGGGCGGCTCGCTGGGCCTGGCGGTGCTGGCGAGCCTGGCCGATGCGCGGCGCGATGCCTTGCTGTCGATGGGCGCGAGCACGCCGGTGGCGTTGAGTGGCGGGTATGCCATCGCATTCGTCGTCGGCGCGTGCTTTGCGGCTGCGGCGGGGTTGATCGGGGCGGGGCTGCTGCGGGTCGCGGGGCCTGTGGCGAACTCGCATGAGGCCGTGGGGTCTGCCACCGTTTGA
- a CDS encoding putative bifunctional diguanylate cyclase/phosphodiesterase has translation MHPEPQALDALLPARALDALYEEAAHGLDAIGHLSWDDTGALHGTPVALAILGLRATDTPTVRGLLAMVRRSRQAALMAAWSDAVGARQRRIEMELPCVLASGALRHVRTIAVVEYTPFGKVRQVVAALQDVTLAQQLSVALTAAEGRLEEAQQMADFGSWEWDFQRNRAVYSAEALRITGMSNTATVSSGLDQAAALIPVEQREAVVEMFKRAVRDRLPSLRYDYHVADATGQRRELHGRAKLVYDGAGKLRRMLGTIQDVTELRDYRRQVHSLAFFDPVTALPNRSWLIERMHQALAQMNGPGHPAEFGMLMLGLDQFKKVNDSLGHSAGDELLKLVGARLSHSMRETDVVARLTGDAFAILAPEVRQADVLARVASKLLQALSAPFDLNGTDVFVTASIGAALYPSDGNSAEALLQHADAALSHAKARGRNNVQFYSPQLTAQASHRLMLESELRRGVERQELLLHYQPKFDLATQKLVGAEALMRWCQPQRGMVSPMSFIPLAEETGLIVRMGTWALHESCHAVASWNRERAADPLKIAVNLSARQFAEGHNLVEAVQGALTASACKPEWLELEITESLLLDGSEGVRQSLEALAAMGITIAIDDFGTGYSALGYLTRLPVQTLKIDRSFVSELPHNGKSAELVKAIVSVGRSLNMALVAEGVETAEQAEYLKNAGCHLAQGYLFGRPLEMAAFDKLLSS, from the coding sequence ATGCACCCCGAACCACAAGCCCTGGACGCGCTGCTCCCAGCGCGCGCCCTCGATGCCTTGTACGAAGAGGCGGCGCATGGGCTCGATGCCATCGGCCACCTGAGCTGGGACGACACCGGCGCCCTGCACGGCACGCCCGTGGCACTCGCCATCCTCGGCCTGCGCGCCACCGACACGCCGACCGTGCGCGGCCTGCTCGCGATGGTGCGGCGCAGCCGCCAGGCCGCCCTCATGGCGGCGTGGAGCGACGCGGTGGGCGCACGCCAGCGGCGCATCGAGATGGAGCTCCCGTGCGTGCTGGCGAGCGGCGCGCTGCGCCATGTGCGCACCATCGCGGTCGTCGAATACACGCCGTTCGGCAAGGTGCGCCAGGTGGTGGCCGCACTGCAAGACGTGACGCTCGCGCAGCAACTCTCGGTGGCACTCACCGCCGCCGAAGGCCGGCTCGAAGAAGCCCAGCAGATGGCCGACTTCGGCTCCTGGGAATGGGACTTCCAGCGCAACCGCGCCGTCTATTCCGCGGAGGCGCTGCGCATCACCGGCATGAGCAACACCGCCACCGTCTCGTCGGGCCTCGACCAGGCGGCGGCATTGATCCCCGTCGAGCAGCGCGAAGCGGTGGTCGAGATGTTCAAGCGCGCGGTGCGCGACCGACTGCCCTCGCTGCGCTACGACTACCACGTAGCCGATGCCACCGGCCAGCGGCGCGAGCTGCATGGCCGCGCCAAGCTCGTGTACGACGGCGCCGGCAAGCTGCGCCGCATGCTGGGCACCATTCAGGACGTGACCGAGCTGCGCGACTACCGCCGGCAAGTGCATTCACTCGCGTTCTTCGACCCCGTCACCGCGCTGCCCAACCGCAGCTGGCTGATCGAGCGCATGCACCAGGCGCTGGCGCAGATGAACGGCCCGGGCCACCCGGCCGAATTCGGCATGCTGATGCTGGGGCTCGACCAGTTCAAGAAGGTCAACGACTCGCTCGGCCACTCGGCCGGCGACGAGCTGCTCAAGCTCGTGGGCGCGCGCCTCTCGCACTCGATGCGCGAGACCGACGTGGTGGCGCGCCTGACCGGCGATGCCTTCGCCATCCTCGCCCCCGAGGTGCGCCAGGCCGACGTGCTGGCGCGCGTGGCGAGCAAGCTGCTGCAGGCGCTGTCGGCCCCCTTCGATCTCAACGGCACCGATGTCTTCGTCACCGCGAGCATCGGCGCGGCGCTCTACCCGAGCGACGGCAACAGCGCCGAAGCGCTCTTGCAACACGCCGACGCCGCGCTGTCGCACGCCAAGGCCCGCGGGCGCAACAACGTCCAGTTCTATTCGCCGCAGCTCACCGCGCAGGCCTCACACCGCCTGATGCTGGAAAGCGAGCTGCGCCGTGGGGTGGAGCGGCAGGAGCTGCTGCTGCACTACCAGCCGAAGTTCGACCTCGCGACGCAGAAGCTCGTGGGCGCCGAGGCGCTGATGCGCTGGTGCCAGCCGCAGCGCGGCATGGTGTCGCCGATGAGCTTCATTCCGCTGGCCGAAGAGACCGGCCTCATCGTGCGCATGGGCACCTGGGCGCTGCACGAGTCGTGTCATGCAGTGGCGAGCTGGAACCGCGAGCGCGCGGCCGACCCGCTGAAGATCGCGGTGAACCTGTCGGCACGCCAGTTCGCCGAAGGGCACAACCTGGTGGAAGCGGTGCAGGGTGCGTTGACGGCCAGTGCGTGCAAGCCGGAATGGCTGGAACTCGAGATCACCGAAAGCCTGCTGCTCGACGGCAGCGAAGGTGTGCGCCAGAGCCTGGAAGCGCTCGCCGCGATGGGCATCACCATCGCCATCGACGACTTCGGCACCGGGTACTCGGCGCTGGGCTACCTCACGCGCTTGCCGGTGCAGACGCTCAAGATCGACCGCAGCTTCGTGTCGGAGCTGCCGCACAACGGCAAGAGTGCGGAGCTCGTGAAGGCCATCGTGTCGGTGGGGCGCTCGCTCAACATGGCGCTGGTGGCTGAGGGTGTCGAAACGGCTGAGCAGGCTGAGTACCTGAAGAACGCGGGTTGCCATTTGGCCCAGGGTTATTTGTTTGGGCGTCCGCTGGAGATGGCGGCGTTCGACAAGCTGCTCAGTTCCTGA
- a CDS encoding helix-turn-helix domain-containing protein produces the protein MDTQTPLHTLDFVLRIGLVTLMVFVAALLAGRCASLPPGRVRTALGLGAALCVGVAAYALQSSAGFMAWPPVVRAPLAVLSTGNAVVFWLFSRSVFDDEFRLRPVHALAWAAMAALALAYRFVPARPAIDVVVALATLGFAGLAMAQSLASWGADLVERRRRLRVFIVGAGGAYTLVNMGLRLLPGAAGEVWRGQVDLLALSVIAGVAAGRILRVADDLFIGTIAEARAPQPSVPDKPDDPAEAALVGRLESLMRAERVYREEGLTIAALARRMAVPEYRLRRAINQRLGYRNFNAFLNRYRVDEVKAALADPGQATVPVLTLAMDAGFQSLGPFNRAFKAETGQTPTEFRRAGQTGSA, from the coding sequence ATGGACACCCAGACGCCTCTTCACACGCTCGACTTCGTGCTGCGCATCGGCCTGGTGACGCTGATGGTGTTCGTTGCGGCGCTGCTCGCCGGCCGCTGCGCCAGCCTGCCACCCGGCCGGGTGCGCACGGCGCTCGGCCTGGGTGCCGCCCTGTGTGTCGGCGTCGCCGCCTATGCGCTGCAGTCGAGTGCCGGCTTCATGGCCTGGCCCCCGGTGGTACGCGCGCCGCTGGCGGTGCTGTCGACCGGCAACGCGGTGGTGTTCTGGCTCTTCTCGCGCTCGGTGTTCGATGACGAGTTCCGGCTGCGGCCTGTCCATGCGCTGGCGTGGGCGGCGATGGCCGCGCTCGCGCTGGCCTACCGCTTCGTGCCGGCGCGGCCGGCGATCGACGTGGTCGTGGCGTTGGCCACCCTGGGCTTCGCGGGCCTGGCGATGGCGCAGTCGCTGGCGTCCTGGGGGGCCGACCTGGTCGAGCGGCGCCGCCGCCTGCGGGTTTTCATCGTCGGGGCGGGCGGCGCCTACACCCTCGTCAACATGGGGCTGCGGCTGCTGCCGGGTGCCGCCGGCGAGGTCTGGCGCGGCCAGGTCGATCTGCTGGCCCTGTCGGTCATTGCGGGGGTGGCGGCGGGGCGCATCCTCCGCGTGGCCGACGACCTGTTCATCGGCACGATCGCCGAGGCCAGGGCGCCACAGCCGTCGGTGCCAGACAAGCCCGACGACCCGGCCGAGGCGGCCCTGGTCGGACGGCTCGAATCGCTGATGCGGGCCGAGCGCGTCTACCGCGAAGAGGGCCTGACCATCGCCGCACTGGCCCGGCGGATGGCGGTCCCGGAATACCGGCTGCGCCGGGCGATCAACCAGCGTCTGGGGTACCGCAACTTCAACGCCTTCCTGAACCGCTACCGGGTCGACGAGGTGAAGGCGGCGCTCGCCGACCCGGGCCAGGCCACGGTGCCGGTGCTGACGCTGGCGATGGACGCCGGCTTCCAGTCGCTCGGCCCGTTCAACCGCGCCTTCAAGGCCGAGACCGGACAGACCCCCACTGAATTCCGCAGGGCGGGCCAGACCGGCTCCGCTTGA
- a CDS encoding winged helix-turn-helix transcriptional regulator produces the protein MSFKRSYEDGCAAAHALDLVGERWALLIVRELVFGGKRFTDLRAGLPGISPNVLTLRLEELEQASVLRRRRLLPPAATYVYELTDWGRELAPLLMALGRWGSRSPLMTQGLPVSTASLMMSLQTLFSADLAGDFRATIGLRLGDERFHAAVAEGAIVVERGEAERPDAAITGTTAALAEVLYGGRKLTEAVKAGDLAIDGDKAAVKRFVTLFVLPEPVPAAG, from the coding sequence ATGAGCTTCAAGCGCAGTTACGAAGACGGGTGTGCCGCCGCGCACGCACTCGACTTGGTCGGGGAGCGCTGGGCGCTGCTCATCGTGCGCGAGCTGGTGTTCGGTGGCAAGCGCTTCACCGACCTGCGGGCCGGCTTGCCAGGCATCAGCCCCAACGTGCTGACGCTGCGGCTCGAAGAGCTGGAGCAGGCCTCGGTGTTGCGCCGGCGCCGCCTGCTGCCGCCGGCCGCCACCTACGTTTACGAGCTCACCGATTGGGGGCGCGAACTCGCGCCGCTGCTGATGGCGCTCGGCCGCTGGGGCTCACGCTCGCCCTTGATGACGCAGGGGCTGCCGGTGTCGACGGCGTCGCTGATGATGTCCTTGCAGACGCTCTTCAGTGCCGATCTTGCAGGCGACTTCCGCGCCACGATCGGGTTGAGGCTGGGCGACGAGCGCTTTCATGCGGCGGTGGCCGAGGGTGCCATCGTCGTCGAGCGCGGCGAGGCCGAGCGGCCCGATGCGGCGATCACGGGCACCACGGCGGCACTGGCCGAGGTGCTCTATGGCGGCCGCAAGCTCACCGAGGCGGTGAAGGCCGGCGACCTCGCCATCGACGGCGACAAGGCCGCCGTCAAGCGTTTCGTCACGCTCTTTGTGTTGCCCGAGCCGGTGCCGGCTGCGGGCTGA
- a CDS encoding serine hydrolase domain-containing protein, with product MTFSFRLGWLLAGGAAIGALAGCTTLSPGHGLKVATSGVSQALCSAVFVSGRDVDQAYREEMRPQGGMWLLDWGLHYELDRPRRQVRATAFGGFPSRAVYRDGMGCLLDNGRIPPAVPARVEAPVTPVLPEIAGPGLVTPSSPKLQAALDAAFDPSWQATKAVVVLHRGRVVAERYAPDLTMHTAWHAHSISKSATHALVGVLALQGRLDPRPLDPLLRMTEGKARFRGYNGFDDATRMWSLEPDMAAYAESRPQEVPPGTRWDYSDPGYMRASKAIRDAVGGTAADVQRFAHAELFGRLGMRSVVMEFDAAGTPVGASHFYGTARDWAKLGLLYLNDGEVGGERLLPLNWARQAATQTLDTGYGAGFWLNVPATSRHPLGFPWGLPGAPADAYFGYGYLGQYLIVVPSQQLVIVRFGLTHEAGGGRVQAGRLVADVIEALAQQNVVVR from the coding sequence ATGACCTTCTCTTTTCGACTGGGCTGGCTTTTGGCCGGCGGGGCGGCCATCGGCGCTTTGGCCGGTTGCACGACCTTGTCGCCCGGCCACGGCCTCAAGGTGGCCACGTCCGGCGTCAGCCAGGCGCTGTGTTCGGCGGTCTTCGTGTCGGGCCGCGATGTCGACCAGGCCTACCGCGAGGAGATGCGGCCGCAAGGCGGCATGTGGCTGCTCGACTGGGGCCTGCACTATGAGCTCGACCGCCCCCGGCGCCAGGTGCGCGCCACCGCCTTCGGCGGCTTTCCCAGCCGCGCCGTCTACCGCGACGGCATGGGCTGCCTGCTCGACAACGGGCGCATCCCGCCGGCCGTGCCCGCGCGGGTCGAGGCGCCCGTGACGCCGGTGCTCCCCGAGATCGCCGGCCCCGGACTGGTCACGCCTTCCTCCCCGAAGCTGCAGGCCGCACTCGACGCGGCGTTCGACCCGTCGTGGCAGGCCACCAAGGCAGTGGTCGTGCTGCACCGCGGGCGTGTCGTCGCCGAGCGTTACGCGCCCGACCTGACGATGCACACCGCCTGGCATGCGCATTCCATCAGCAAGTCGGCCACGCACGCGCTGGTGGGCGTGCTCGCCTTGCAGGGCCGGCTCGACCCGAGGCCGCTCGACCCGCTGCTGCGCATGACCGAGGGCAAGGCGCGCTTTCGCGGCTACAACGGCTTCGACGACGCCACCCGCATGTGGTCGCTCGAGCCCGACATGGCCGCCTACGCGGAGAGCCGCCCGCAGGAGGTGCCGCCCGGCACCCGCTGGGACTACTCCGACCCCGGCTACATGCGCGCCTCGAAGGCGATCCGCGATGCGGTCGGCGGCACCGCGGCCGACGTGCAGCGCTTCGCCCACGCCGAACTCTTCGGCCGGCTGGGCATGCGCTCGGTGGTGATGGAGTTCGACGCCGCCGGCACGCCGGTGGGCGCGAGCCACTTCTACGGCACGGCGCGCGACTGGGCCAAGCTCGGCTTGCTGTACCTGAACGACGGCGAGGTGGGCGGTGAGCGCCTGCTGCCGCTGAACTGGGCACGCCAGGCGGCGACCCAGACCCTCGACACCGGCTACGGCGCCGGTTTCTGGCTCAACGTGCCGGCGACCAGTCGCCACCCGCTCGGCTTCCCCTGGGGCCTGCCAGGCGCGCCGGCCGATGCCTATTTCGGCTACGGCTACCTCGGGCAGTACCTGATCGTCGTGCCGAGCCAGCAGCTCGTGATCGTGCGCTTCGGGCTCACGCACGAGGCGGGCGGCGGCCGAGTGCAGGCCGGGCGGCTGGTGGCCGATGTCATCGAGGCGCTCGCCCAGCAGAACGTCGTTGTCCGCTGA